From a single Stackebrandtia endophytica genomic region:
- a CDS encoding non-ribosomal peptide synthetase yields MSGQPDHLTEAATIHRRFRDRARRHPDAIAIRCDTTKLTYHQLDVHSDRIALGLQAHGVRPGDRVGILMGRSERAVVAMLAVLKLGCGYVPLDAAHPIGRLRYIVADARPRVLIAEPDGPRIPEAVTVSFDDLDRDDQTVIEWPEDAEAAAYTVYTSGTTGRPKGVVVAHRSVVSLIDATRQPLGLNETDVWSWFHSVAFDFSVWEIWGPLLTGARLVVVPDEARRSPEALGGLLRRESVTVLNQTPTAFHQLAAVELDGSRPWPVRLIVFGGETLHTRSLLLWLERYPRCRLVNMYGITETTVHVTWQPVTPQIATVGSRSVGTAIDGWTVRVVDDRLRDRPTGEIGEIVVAGAGLAVGYLHRPELTAQRFVTDPATGERWYRSGDLGRIADDGTLEHLGRVDDQVQLRGHRIELAEIHTVLTENPIVREAAVVLRHGVADDDATARLDAYVVIAEDAASVSTTAIRARAAEMLPEYMVPSTVTVLPALPLTDNGKLDRKALPPPSFGDDGAAGPDEAVDAVTAAWRGVLGVSIGPDDDFFDAGGNSLSAMRLVRELRRRLNVDLTIAEIYAHPSPARLTRALAKRGASGEHSAILP; encoded by the coding sequence GTGTCCGGACAGCCCGACCACCTGACCGAGGCCGCCACGATTCACCGGCGGTTTCGCGACCGCGCCCGTCGTCATCCCGATGCGATCGCGATCCGTTGCGACACAACGAAACTGACCTACCATCAGCTTGATGTCCATAGTGATCGGATCGCGTTGGGGCTGCAAGCACACGGTGTGCGACCGGGCGACCGGGTCGGCATCCTGATGGGCCGCAGCGAACGCGCGGTCGTCGCGATGCTGGCGGTACTGAAACTGGGGTGCGGATACGTGCCGTTGGACGCCGCCCACCCGATCGGCCGGCTGCGCTACATCGTGGCCGACGCACGACCCCGAGTCCTGATCGCAGAACCGGACGGCCCCCGGATACCCGAGGCGGTCACCGTCTCGTTCGACGACCTCGACCGGGATGACCAGACCGTCATCGAATGGCCCGAGGACGCCGAGGCGGCGGCCTACACCGTCTACACCTCGGGAACCACCGGCCGACCCAAGGGCGTCGTCGTCGCCCACCGCAGTGTCGTCAGCCTCATCGACGCGACGAGACAACCGTTGGGGCTCAACGAGACCGACGTGTGGAGCTGGTTCCACTCCGTGGCGTTCGACTTCTCGGTGTGGGAGATCTGGGGACCGCTGCTGACCGGAGCCCGGTTGGTCGTCGTCCCCGACGAGGCCCGGCGCTCCCCCGAAGCCCTCGGAGGACTGCTGCGCCGCGAATCGGTGACGGTGCTGAACCAGACTCCCACCGCCTTCCACCAGTTGGCCGCCGTCGAACTCGACGGGAGCCGACCCTGGCCGGTCCGGCTGATCGTCTTCGGCGGCGAGACCCTGCACACTCGGTCACTGCTGCTCTGGTTGGAGCGGTATCCACGGTGCCGACTGGTGAACATGTACGGCATCACCGAGACCACGGTTCACGTGACCTGGCAGCCGGTCACGCCACAGATCGCGACGGTCGGCAGCCGGTCGGTCGGCACCGCGATCGACGGCTGGACGGTGCGCGTCGTCGACGATCGGCTGCGTGACCGCCCCACCGGTGAGATCGGGGAGATCGTGGTGGCCGGGGCGGGGCTGGCCGTCGGCTACCTGCACCGGCCGGAGTTGACCGCGCAGCGGTTCGTGACCGACCCGGCCACCGGTGAGCGCTGGTATCGCAGCGGCGACCTGGGGCGTATCGCCGACGACGGAACCCTGGAGCATCTGGGCCGCGTCGACGACCAGGTACAACTGCGCGGCCACCGTATCGAACTCGCCGAGATCCACACCGTCCTGACCGAGAACCCGATCGTGCGCGAAGCGGCGGTGGTCCTGCGGCACGGTGTCGCCGACGACGACGCCACCGCGCGACTCGATGCCTATGTGGTCATCGCCGAGGACGCCGCATCGGTGTCGACGACGGCGATCCGGGCGCGGGCGGCGGAGATGCTGCCCGAGTACATGGTGCCGAGCACGGTGACGGTTCTGCCCGCGTTGCCGTTGACCGACAACGGGAAGCTGGATCGCAAGGCGCTTCCGCCGCCGTCGTTCGGCGATGACGGTGCGGCGGGGCCCGACGAGGCGGTCGATGCCGTGACCGCCGCCTGGCGTGGAGTGCTCGGGGTGTCGATCGGTCCCGACGACGACTTCTTCGACGCCGGCGGCAACTCGCTGTCGGCGATGAGGTTGGTGCGCGAACTGCGACGGCGGTTGAACGTCGATCTCACGATCGCCGAGATCTACGCGCACCCGAGTCCGGCCCGGTTGACCCGAGCCTTGGCGAAGCGGGGCGCCTCGGGTGAGCACTCGGCGATATTGCCGTAG
- a CDS encoding alpha/beta fold hydrolase — MSNPSAVTGRRALVELVTAVRSLEPLHAAGVVLKATRRWPTPPGGLTTPRLLRLLSEHTGVPVEIGVPGGRFEPLAAAVLDGALAHPDLPGMSEAAASRALTDATPVRLADTIVTGEGLRLPGYSQGDDSRPTVVIVTACGMPVQLTADWSRELSGDRRVVTWETRTLFGEPVSRRRFDELAHGVAEQVADLMAVLDHYEVSSAHLMGMCGGAVIAAMAAAGHPDRIGSLSLWHGDFSGTVSTTTRHQGDLRALLNMAAAGRDDASAIQDSLLSTTLTTLPVDVAHLVIQPYLSKEAFYRYSVLTGATMNTDLGPWLPRIGQPCLVVTSTDDSTAHPAGSRQIADRIERARLHVADHGDHLSVFRPHRGLRSLLTDFLDRHHPVDGLQE; from the coding sequence ATGTCGAATCCGAGTGCCGTCACCGGCCGCCGGGCCTTGGTCGAGCTGGTGACGGCGGTGCGTTCACTGGAACCGCTGCACGCGGCCGGGGTGGTTCTGAAGGCGACCCGGCGATGGCCCACGCCACCCGGCGGCCTCACCACGCCCCGGTTGCTGCGGCTGCTGTCCGAACACACCGGTGTGCCCGTCGAGATCGGTGTCCCGGGCGGCCGGTTCGAGCCGTTGGCGGCGGCGGTGCTGGACGGCGCACTCGCCCACCCGGACCTGCCCGGCATGTCCGAGGCGGCAGCGTCCCGGGCGCTGACGGACGCGACACCGGTCCGCTTGGCCGACACGATCGTCACCGGTGAGGGGCTGCGGCTGCCCGGTTACTCCCAAGGCGATGACAGCCGTCCGACGGTGGTCATCGTGACCGCCTGCGGGATGCCGGTTCAGTTGACCGCCGACTGGTCGCGGGAACTGTCCGGCGATCGTCGAGTCGTCACCTGGGAGACTCGAACCCTGTTCGGTGAACCGGTGAGTCGGCGGCGGTTCGACGAGCTCGCCCACGGGGTCGCCGAGCAGGTGGCCGACCTGATGGCGGTCTTGGACCACTACGAGGTCTCCTCGGCGCATCTGATGGGAATGTGTGGTGGCGCAGTCATAGCGGCCATGGCCGCCGCCGGTCACCCCGACCGGATCGGGTCGCTCAGTCTGTGGCACGGCGATTTCTCTGGAACCGTCTCGACGACCACGCGGCATCAGGGGGACCTGCGCGCCCTGCTGAATATGGCCGCCGCCGGACGTGACGACGCATCAGCCATTCAGGACAGTCTACTGAGTACGACGTTGACCACGTTGCCCGTCGACGTGGCGCACCTGGTGATTCAGCCGTACCTGTCGAAAGAGGCGTTCTACCGCTACAGCGTGCTGACCGGGGCCACCATGAACACCGACCTCGGTCCGTGGCTGCCCCGGATCGGCCAGCCCTGCCTGGTGGTCACCAGCACCGACGACTCCACCGCCCACCCCGCCGGCTCCCGGCAGATCGCCGACCGTATCGAGCGCGCCCGACTGCACGTCGCCGATCACGGCGATCACCTGTCGGTGTTTCGGCCGCATCGAGGTCTGCGGTCGCTGCTGACCGACTTCCTGGACCGGCACCACCCCGTTGACGGTCTACAGGAGTAG
- a CDS encoding acyl carrier protein yields the protein MSQQASPQPVSRNVGDDSDSATIVEEVAGLVREVLDRPDLSADADIFDHGGTSLSFVRIVAQIRQRFGVTIAVAELDGEAAATTLAAQVVNATSSTSQH from the coding sequence ATGAGCCAGCAAGCGTCACCACAACCGGTATCTCGCAACGTAGGCGACGACTCGGATTCGGCCACCATTGTGGAGGAAGTGGCGGGACTGGTGCGGGAAGTCCTCGACCGGCCCGACCTGTCGGCCGACGCCGACATATTCGACCACGGTGGGACCTCGCTGTCCTTTGTCCGCATTGTCGCGCAGATCCGGCAACGGTTCGGGGTGACGATCGCCGTGGCGGAACTGGACGGTGAGGCCGCGGCCACCACCTTGGCGGCGCAGGTCGTCAACGCCACGTCGTCAACCAGTCAACACTGA
- a CDS encoding chlorinating enzyme: MESNSTASSRFALSAEEYRQFHQQGYFGPFDVYEPEEMRSLWKRERLRLMDRSNAAYQDDEASSGNTNISNYDRHLDSSFLADHICRPEIVERVSGVLGRDVLCWRTEFFPKYPGDEGTDWHQADTFANASGTPQIVWSGDEAVHFGGTLTVWTAFTEANEDTGCLQFIPGSHETMVYDETKKMHYDPNRINATTKEGVRRGFFGYDYRDLQVDPDFVPDESKAVSMVMRPGQAIMFWSTLMHASLPHNGITDQMRMGFAARYVPTSVKVYPDTDEIIEYGGRVSLEKFGSVLVSGQNDYPFNRMATETLTGHPFPAR, encoded by the coding sequence ATGGAATCCAACAGCACCGCGTCCAGCCGGTTCGCGTTGTCGGCCGAAGAGTACCGACAGTTTCACCAGCAGGGTTACTTCGGTCCCTTCGACGTCTACGAACCGGAGGAGATGAGGTCACTGTGGAAACGGGAGCGGCTGCGGTTGATGGACCGAAGCAACGCCGCCTATCAGGACGACGAGGCGTCCTCGGGCAACACGAACATCTCCAACTACGACCGGCACCTCGACTCGTCCTTTCTGGCCGACCACATCTGTCGTCCCGAGATCGTGGAACGGGTGTCGGGTGTGCTGGGCCGGGACGTGCTGTGTTGGCGAACCGAGTTCTTCCCGAAGTACCCCGGTGACGAGGGCACCGACTGGCATCAGGCCGATACGTTCGCCAATGCCTCGGGTACCCCGCAGATCGTGTGGTCGGGAGACGAGGCCGTCCACTTCGGTGGCACTCTGACGGTGTGGACCGCCTTCACCGAGGCCAATGAGGACACCGGTTGTCTCCAGTTCATTCCGGGCAGCCACGAGACCATGGTCTACGACGAGACCAAGAAGATGCACTACGACCCCAACCGGATCAACGCCACCACCAAGGAGGGCGTCCGTCGGGGCTTCTTCGGTTACGACTACCGCGATCTCCAGGTCGACCCGGACTTCGTGCCCGACGAGTCCAAGGCCGTGTCCATGGTGATGCGACCGGGTCAGGCGATCATGTTCTGGTCGACGCTCATGCACGCATCGCTTCCGCACAACGGCATCACCGATCAGATGCGGATGGGCTTCGCCGCCCGATACGTGCCCACCTCGGTGAAGGTGTACCCCGACACCGACGAGATCATCGAGTACGGCGGCCGGGTAAGCCTGGAGAAGTTCGGCTCGGTGCTGGTGTCGGGACAAAACGACTACCCGTTCAACCGCATGGCGACCGAAACCCTCACCGGCCACCCGTTCCCGGCGCGGTAG